In a single window of the Streptomyces sp. NBC_00094 genome:
- a CDS encoding DUF5682 family protein, translating into MSGPTEIRRTAGAPAAPETPFAALRGQLHEAAVEFAGGADALEGILLGMVDDVDRAAAEQLEIFPVCHHSPASALAMARRLREKQPKVVYLELCEDMAPLLTELRNCRLPVAVQAFAGDIDGFPLDWAPLSVVAPITEASAEYQAIAYALDTPGVELVLVDRSSDHVFQWDARHERTDADTDPGTGKGTGTGTGSGTEPEAALHGEAVGVEIGDLRPRFAELEEHLLRHGRVRHWSEWWHQYVEVPLGDSDHDTYRQVMFLIGSLFRRLAPGDGDRVRVDEDRERYMWTRMREHLAATGTDPADCLYVCGAFHAASRVDEFGVDGTTGTTGTTGTGGFTISPRTATTWQYGLIPSSHTAIEAQFGLASGSVSIAATQWAKNLKRTGVKPYRLEGQAGTKKPKQAKKAAKAAAAPTVPVAAEDRLSGFLRQPPVVDTLDEAELLGWSVDIVRAARRSGYLSSTADAIAVFETSILLAGMRDRAKPTPYDFQDAAVTCIEKDAVPGRRDVRRLVEIMMGGDRIGQVGYEALPPLARDVYDRLAPLELNLQQRGVRRALLDLATEPDLRACSDVLWMLRRLMPSGAARPIMGERRLGERSIQESWDLSLGTHQRSLIELGYEGVSLEQVLEQRLRRTAYGPRATAAEVLEAVEDATLYLGGRRLAAELGTRALEVLSAERTVDGAPEVLRRVRGLLAYYRTSEAVLPPWIESFVRTGYAHYCTLLPTAFRDEEATVGQVAAMLGFLFSMENLALSLGCDRTQLELAVAQAHPQDPAKTALLWAAQVQLGTLSRGELRARCDELLGNPLVVPSYPRYLSGFVHALEPVPGLADVVVEAVSNAFGRLPDTVLLPWLPVLITTLRKDAAELAPLLVREAGRVFPARLPALDAWIPPWRQQPAGPPAARTRRHGAALLPAHPATCDALAELLGCDAAWTAPADQGPQALTLMSRHPDTAQAVELLLAGS; encoded by the coding sequence ATGAGCGGGCCCACCGAGATCCGGAGGACCGCCGGAGCCCCCGCGGCCCCCGAGACTCCCTTCGCCGCCCTGCGAGGCCAACTGCACGAGGCCGCAGTCGAGTTCGCCGGAGGGGCGGACGCCCTGGAGGGCATCCTCCTCGGCATGGTCGACGACGTCGACCGGGCGGCGGCCGAACAGCTGGAGATCTTCCCCGTCTGCCACCACTCGCCCGCCTCGGCGCTCGCCATGGCCCGCAGGCTGCGCGAGAAGCAGCCGAAGGTCGTGTATCTGGAACTCTGCGAGGACATGGCGCCGCTCCTGACCGAGCTGCGCAACTGTCGACTCCCGGTCGCGGTCCAGGCGTTCGCGGGCGACATCGACGGCTTCCCGCTCGACTGGGCGCCGCTGTCCGTCGTCGCGCCGATCACCGAGGCCTCCGCCGAGTACCAGGCCATCGCCTACGCCCTCGACACCCCCGGCGTGGAACTGGTCCTGGTCGACCGCTCCTCCGACCACGTCTTCCAGTGGGACGCCCGGCACGAGCGGACCGACGCGGACACCGACCCCGGGACCGGGAAAGGCACCGGAACCGGGACCGGCTCCGGCACCGAGCCCGAGGCCGCGCTCCACGGTGAGGCCGTCGGCGTCGAGATCGGCGACCTGCGGCCCCGCTTCGCCGAACTGGAGGAGCACCTGCTCCGCCACGGCAGGGTCCGCCACTGGTCGGAGTGGTGGCACCAGTACGTCGAGGTACCGCTCGGCGACAGCGACCACGACACGTACCGCCAGGTCATGTTCCTCATCGGCAGCCTCTTCCGGCGGCTCGCCCCCGGCGACGGGGACCGCGTACGCGTCGACGAGGACCGCGAGCGGTACATGTGGACCCGGATGCGCGAGCACCTGGCCGCGACCGGCACCGACCCGGCGGACTGCCTGTACGTCTGCGGCGCCTTCCACGCGGCCAGCCGCGTCGACGAGTTCGGCGTGGACGGCACCACCGGCACCACCGGCACCACGGGCACCGGCGGCTTCACGATCTCCCCGCGTACCGCGACGACCTGGCAGTACGGTCTGATCCCCTCCAGCCACACGGCGATCGAGGCGCAGTTCGGCCTCGCCTCCGGCTCGGTGTCGATCGCGGCGACGCAGTGGGCGAAGAACCTCAAGCGCACCGGGGTGAAGCCGTACCGCCTGGAAGGCCAGGCCGGCACGAAGAAGCCGAAACAGGCGAAGAAGGCCGCGAAGGCCGCCGCCGCCCCCACCGTGCCCGTGGCCGCGGAGGACCGGCTCTCGGGCTTCCTGCGGCAACCGCCGGTCGTCGACACCCTGGACGAGGCCGAACTGCTCGGCTGGTCCGTGGACATCGTCCGCGCCGCCCGCCGCAGCGGCTACCTCTCCTCCACCGCCGACGCGATCGCCGTCTTCGAGACGTCGATCCTGCTGGCCGGTATGCGGGACCGGGCCAAGCCGACGCCGTACGATTTCCAGGACGCGGCCGTCACCTGCATCGAGAAGGACGCCGTGCCCGGGCGCCGGGACGTCCGCCGCCTCGTCGAGATCATGATGGGGGGCGACCGGATCGGCCAGGTCGGGTACGAGGCGCTGCCGCCCCTCGCACGCGACGTGTACGACCGGCTGGCACCGCTGGAGCTGAACCTCCAGCAGCGCGGGGTACGACGGGCCCTCCTCGACCTGGCGACCGAACCGGACCTGCGGGCCTGCTCCGACGTGCTGTGGATGCTGCGCCGCCTGATGCCGTCCGGCGCCGCCCGCCCCATCATGGGAGAGCGGCGGCTCGGCGAGCGGTCCATCCAGGAGTCGTGGGACCTGTCGCTCGGCACCCACCAGCGGTCGCTCATCGAGCTCGGATACGAGGGCGTGAGCCTCGAACAGGTCCTGGAGCAGCGACTGCGGCGCACCGCGTACGGGCCGAGGGCGACGGCAGCGGAGGTACTGGAGGCGGTCGAGGACGCGACGCTGTACCTCGGCGGCCGGCGCCTCGCCGCCGAGCTGGGCACCCGCGCCCTGGAGGTCCTGTCCGCCGAGCGCACGGTGGACGGGGCACCCGAGGTGCTCCGCCGGGTGCGCGGCCTCCTCGCGTACTACCGGACGAGCGAAGCGGTGCTGCCGCCGTGGATCGAGTCCTTCGTCAGAACCGGGTACGCGCACTACTGCACCCTGCTGCCGACCGCGTTCCGGGACGAGGAGGCGACGGTGGGGCAGGTGGCCGCGATGCTGGGCTTCCTGTTCAGCATGGAGAACCTGGCCCTTTCCCTGGGCTGCGACCGGACGCAGCTCGAACTGGCGGTCGCGCAGGCCCACCCGCAGGACCCGGCGAAGACCGCCCTGCTGTGGGCCGCGCAGGTACAGCTCGGCACCCTCTCGCGGGGCGAGCTGCGGGCACGCTGCGACGAACTCCTCGGCAACCCGCTGGTGGTGCCCTCCTACCCGCGCTACCTCAGCGGGTTCGTCCACGCGCTCGAACCGGTACCCGGCCTCGCGGACGTGGTCGTGGAGGCCGTGTCGAACGCCTTCGGACGCCTGCCGGACACCGTCCTGCTGCCGTGGCTGCCGGTGCTCATCACCACCCTGCGGAAGGACGCGGCGGAACTGGCCCCGCTCCTCGTCCGCGAGGCGGGACGCGTCTTCCCCGCCCGGCTCCCGGCGCTCGACGCCTGGATCCCGCCCTGGCGGCAGCAACCGGCCGGCCCCCCGGCCGCCCGCACCCGTCGGCACGGCGCGGCGCTGCTCCCCGCACACCCGGCGACCTGCGACGCGCTCGCGGAGCTCCTGGGCTGCGACGCCGCGTGGACGGCGCCCGCCGACCAGGGCCCGCAGGCCCTGACCCTGATGTCCCGGCATCCGGACACGGCCCAGGCGGTGGAGCTCCTCCTCGCGGGTTCATGA
- a CDS encoding NUDIX domain-containing protein produces the protein MGPDDNPDAPATEDTVHPSPTPREPAAGKPVSGAGAVKVIIGAHLYLERDGRVLLGLRHPDSAYAPLEHHFLAGHCEQESAITCLVREAMEEAGLVIDPRDVEFVHAVHLVDGPGRNPRMQMVFRARRWEGEPEVREPDKCLSWEWWDATDLPEPTVGYTRAAIEGIRAGRSYTELGWDTHGGGA, from the coding sequence ATGGGACCCGACGACAACCCGGACGCCCCAGCAACGGAGGACACCGTGCACCCTTCTCCCACCCCCCGAGAACCCGCCGCCGGCAAGCCCGTCTCCGGTGCGGGTGCCGTCAAGGTGATCATCGGCGCCCACCTGTATCTCGAGCGCGACGGCCGGGTGCTGCTCGGCCTGCGCCATCCGGACTCGGCGTACGCGCCCCTGGAACACCACTTCCTGGCCGGCCACTGCGAGCAGGAGTCCGCGATCACCTGCCTCGTGCGCGAGGCCATGGAGGAGGCGGGGCTGGTGATCGACCCGCGGGACGTCGAGTTCGTCCACGCGGTCCACCTCGTCGACGGGCCCGGAAGGAACCCACGCATGCAGATGGTCTTCCGCGCCCGGCGGTGGGAGGGCGAGCCGGAGGTCAGGGAGCCGGACAAGTGCCTCTCCTGGGAGTGGTGGGACGCCACGGACCTCCCCGAGCCGACGGTCGGCTACACACGGGCCGCGATCGAGGGCATCCGCGCCGGACGTTCGTACACCGAACTCGGCTGGGACACCCACGGCGGTGGAGCGTGA